A stretch of Rhodothermales bacterium DNA encodes these proteins:
- a CDS encoding metalloregulator ArsR/SmtB family transcription factor has product MSSTDRKLFPDALTDRIAQRLRVLGEPARLHLLNTLAENGEMNVQELVEATGIHQANASKHLNLMAREGLLSRSKSGLFVYYAIRDASLQGICLLLSGQIREELEQEQRTLRLLK; this is encoded by the coding sequence ATGTCTTCCACCGACCGCAAACTGTTTCCTGACGCCCTCACCGACCGTATAGCCCAGCGACTCCGCGTGCTCGGCGAGCCGGCGCGGCTGCATCTGCTCAATACGCTCGCCGAGAACGGGGAAATGAACGTCCAGGAGCTGGTCGAAGCCACGGGCATCCACCAGGCGAACGCCAGCAAGCACCTCAACCTCATGGCCCGGGAAGGCCTGCTCAGCCGGTCGAAAAGCGGGTTGTTCGTGTATTATGCGATCCGCGATGCATCGCTGCAGGGCATCTGCCTGCTGCTCAGCGGCCAGATCCGCGAGGAACTCGAACAGGAGCAGCGCACGCTCAGGCTGCTGAAGTAG
- a CDS encoding sodium:solute symporter family protein yields the protein MNVVFTWLDWFWVVMFLLLMIGSGILFYRLGKRSESDFFLAGRGLPWWLPASSVYATHTATDTPMWITGVIYKYGMAGIWYTFFSAWAAISSFVSTRIFRRSLAYTQAEWNVIRFTGLGAEMMRGWMAGWQVFMNMFILGWVGIAMGKVCHFLFGWDLWIGLVFFSAVCAIYVLAAGYWGVVMADFQQGIIAFLVIMIVSIWGIVEAGGPTGIVEKLTAMGETQRMDPFAFTGWFSGDLPGAWVLTMIFIAVLGGFGMGTTIDWYAEAQRIQSARSVRDASYSIWWGTLVGLIRNSVWAVAILAFYVLFPDITEVSEYEFGWFRLGFDYLPAGMMGFFFAAIIAIHLSTISSHLNLGALYATRDLYHHYYKPEASESELVWVGRWSTLVLLLGSFFFGLMMEDITSWLIFAIWIMAAGIWLPNILQVIWWRFNAWGYLSAWMANLLLSWLVVWILPEFGVLPELPDYQQFWLLMVLGAFVYLPVTFLTPAEPMDHLVKYYVQARPLGFWGPVRREAQRRGLI from the coding sequence ATGAACGTCGTCTTTACCTGGCTCGATTGGTTCTGGGTCGTCATGTTCCTGTTGCTCATGATCGGCAGCGGGATCCTGTTCTACCGGCTCGGCAAGCGATCGGAGTCGGACTTCTTCCTCGCCGGCCGCGGGTTGCCGTGGTGGCTGCCCGCTTCGTCGGTCTATGCCACACACACCGCCACCGACACGCCGATGTGGATCACCGGGGTGATCTACAAATACGGGATGGCCGGCATCTGGTACACCTTTTTCTCCGCCTGGGCCGCCATCAGTTCGTTCGTGTCGACGCGCATCTTCCGGCGATCGCTCGCCTACACGCAGGCGGAGTGGAACGTCATCCGCTTCACGGGGCTCGGCGCCGAGATGATGCGGGGCTGGATGGCCGGCTGGCAGGTGTTCATGAACATGTTCATCCTGGGCTGGGTCGGCATCGCGATGGGCAAGGTCTGCCACTTCCTGTTCGGCTGGGATCTGTGGATCGGCCTGGTGTTTTTCTCGGCGGTGTGCGCCATCTACGTGCTCGCCGCCGGCTACTGGGGGGTGGTCATGGCCGACTTCCAGCAGGGCATCATCGCGTTCCTGGTCATCATGATCGTCTCGATCTGGGGCATCGTCGAGGCCGGCGGGCCGACGGGCATCGTCGAGAAACTGACGGCCATGGGCGAGACGCAGCGCATGGACCCGTTCGCGTTCACCGGATGGTTCAGCGGCGACCTGCCGGGCGCGTGGGTGCTGACGATGATTTTCATCGCCGTCCTGGGTGGATTCGGGATGGGCACGACGATCGATTGGTACGCCGAAGCGCAGCGCATCCAGTCCGCCCGCAGCGTCCGCGACGCGAGCTACAGCATCTGGTGGGGCACGCTCGTGGGGCTCATCCGCAACTCGGTGTGGGCCGTCGCCATCCTGGCGTTTTACGTACTTTTCCCCGACATCACGGAGGTGTCCGAATACGAGTTCGGATGGTTCCGGCTGGGGTTCGACTACCTGCCGGCCGGCATGATGGGCTTCTTCTTCGCCGCCATCATCGCCATCCATCTCTCGACGATTTCCTCCCACCTGAACCTGGGCGCGCTGTACGCCACGCGCGATCTCTACCATCACTATTACAAGCCTGAAGCGAGCGAAAGCGAGCTGGTGTGGGTCGGTCGCTGGTCGACGCTGGTGCTTCTGCTCGGCTCGTTCTTTTTCGGGCTGATGATGGAGGATATCACCTCGTGGCTCATCTTCGCGATCTGGATCATGGCCGCCGGCATCTGGCTGCCGAACATCCTGCAGGTGATCTGGTGGCGCTTCAACGCCTGGGGGTATCTGTCGGCCTGGATGGCCAACCTGCTCCTCAGCTGGCTCGTCGTCTGGATCCTCCCCGAGTTCGGCGTGTTGCCGGAGTTGCCGGATTACCAGCAGTTCTGGCTGTTGATGGTGCTGGGCGCCTTCGTCTACCTCCCCGTGACGTTCCTCACGCCGGCGGAGCCCATGGACCATCTCGTCAAGTACTATGTGCAGGCCCGGCCCCTCGGATTCTGGGGACCGGTGCGGCGCGAGG
- a CDS encoding FG-GAP-like repeat-containing protein, producing MLLLPSPALAQSAASFEKHPVALGFDGMHAVEAADLDGDGDVDLLGAAMNASDIVWWENASGDGETWSLHLVADAFASARYVFATDLDTDGDLDLVGAAAIADAIAWWENTDGVAGAWTMHTVTDSFDFAMHVRSADMDGDGDPDLVAAALKADAIAWWENTDGAAGAWVEHAIDTAFNGARHVAPVDLDGDGDMDVLAAADVGDEVAWWENTDGAGTAWSKHGIEAGFDGANSAHPVDVDNDGDLDIIGSADAADQVVWWENDGNAQGWARHVIDPAFNGAFSTFPVDLDGDEDVDVVAAAAEGDLISWWENVLGDGTEWVEHPIESVFDFATHVCAVDMDGDGDRDVIGGRFGGEVNWWENTSDVPVLPVELTRFDAVASGDRVTLQWETASETGNAGFEVQRGLDGRFYPLAFVDGAGTSSEPRRYAFTVSGIEAGRHAFRLKQIDFDGGFSYSREQTVFVGVNGPYKSASVYPNPFNPNAEFTLTLGSPQHVRVEVYNTMGQRVALLHEGALDAERPYGFQFDAAGLPGGLYLFQASGERFSTTETALLVK from the coding sequence TTGTTACTTCTGCCCTCCCCGGCCCTCGCGCAGAGCGCCGCTTCGTTTGAAAAACACCCCGTCGCTCTCGGGTTCGACGGGATGCACGCCGTAGAGGCCGCCGATCTGGATGGCGACGGCGATGTCGATCTCCTCGGCGCGGCAATGAACGCCAGCGACATCGTCTGGTGGGAAAACGCCAGCGGCGATGGAGAAACCTGGAGCCTGCACCTCGTGGCCGATGCCTTCGCCAGCGCCCGCTATGTCTTCGCGACGGATCTGGACACGGACGGCGATCTCGACCTCGTCGGCGCGGCGGCCATCGCGGATGCCATCGCCTGGTGGGAGAATACCGACGGCGTCGCCGGCGCGTGGACGATGCACACGGTCACGGACAGCTTCGACTTCGCGATGCACGTGCGCTCGGCCGACATGGATGGCGACGGCGATCCCGACCTGGTGGCCGCGGCGCTCAAGGCCGATGCCATCGCCTGGTGGGAAAATACCGACGGCGCGGCCGGCGCCTGGGTCGAACATGCCATCGATACCGCCTTCAACGGCGCGCGGCACGTGGCGCCGGTCGATCTCGATGGCGACGGCGACATGGATGTGCTCGCCGCGGCAGACGTCGGCGACGAGGTGGCGTGGTGGGAGAATACGGACGGCGCCGGCACGGCATGGAGCAAACACGGCATCGAGGCCGGCTTCGACGGGGCGAATTCCGCGCACCCGGTCGATGTCGACAACGACGGCGACCTCGACATCATCGGATCGGCCGATGCGGCGGATCAGGTCGTGTGGTGGGAGAACGACGGCAACGCACAGGGTTGGGCGCGCCACGTCATCGACCCGGCGTTCAACGGCGCGTTTTCGACCTTCCCGGTCGACCTCGACGGCGACGAGGATGTCGATGTCGTGGCCGCGGCGGCGGAAGGCGATCTGATTTCGTGGTGGGAAAATGTGCTGGGCGACGGCACGGAGTGGGTGGAGCACCCCATCGAGTCGGTATTCGATTTTGCCACGCACGTCTGCGCGGTCGACATGGACGGCGACGGCGACCGGGATGTGATCGGCGGGCGTTTCGGGGGAGAGGTCAACTGGTGGGAGAACACATCGGACGTGCCCGTGCTGCCGGTCGAGCTCACCCGGTTCGACGCGGTGGCCTCCGGCGACCGGGTGACGCTCCAGTGGGAGACGGCCTCCGAGACGGGCAACGCCGGCTTTGAGGTCCAGCGGGGTCTCGACGGCCGTTTTTACCCCCTCGCCTTTGTCGACGGCGCCGGCACGAGCAGCGAGCCCCGGCGTTACGCCTTCACGGTGTCGGGCATCGAGGCCGGCCGGCATGCGTTCCGGCTCAAGCAAATCGATTTCGACGGTGGCTTCAGCTACAGCCGGGAGCAGACCGTATTCGTGGGCGTGAACGGACCGTACAAGTCGGCCTCGGTCTATCCCAACCCGTTTAATCCCAACGCCGAGTTCACGCTGACCCTGGGTTCGCCGCAGCACGTGCGGGTGGAGGTGTACAACACGATGGGCCAGCGTGTCGCGCTGCTGCATGAGGGTGCACTGGATGCCGAGCGGCCTTATGGCTTTCAGTTCGACGCGGCCGGCCTGCCCGGCGGGTTGTATCTGTTCCAGGCCTCCGGCGAACGGTTCTCCACCACCGAGACGGCCCTCCTCGTGAAGTGA